TAAATTCTTAGCTCTTACGCAATAGGGACATACGGTCCAAGTGTAAATGGTTACTTTAGCCATGGTAAACGGCTCCTTTATTATTGACTGTCTTTTAGCAATGTTGGCAGGAGGGTTCAAGTCCTTAGACCAAAATGGTCATGACGTTACATTCCAGCTCTTGGGAAATATTGTCCGCCAACTCTCGGCTATTCTTCGGATCTCGTCCCGTGCCAAAGATTAGACTTTGGAAATTAACCATCTTTTTAAGGGTCTGAAGGCCTTCGGTGAAACTTCCGGGCAAGATTTTAACTGTCAAAACGATATCTTCATTGGCAAAGATGGGGGTTACCTGTTGGGAGACCACCCGCTGTAGAAGCTGAAAAAAGAAGCCTTCCGGGTCCTTTCCTTCTTCTGCATGAAAGATAAAGAGTTCGAACGGTCCTGATTTCTTTTTGAGAATGTCCTGAATGGCCCGTGTGATCAGTCGCCGGGCGCCCGTACCACCCGTGCACAACACAAACTTGGGAAGATCATTGGGGAGGTCGGTGTCCTCACGAAATTTGCCAAGGCCAAGGCGGAGATCAGATCGGGTTTCTAACCGTCGCTCCAAAACCCCCCATCGGAAGTAGGCCATTGCCAACAGGGTTCCTGTTAAAAGTACAGTCAACAGCAACAGGCTTCTTTCATTGGCGTGAAGCACGAGGATGGCTCCCGCTATAGCCAGAACAACCCCCGAAAAGAGAGGCCCAACGGGAATTGAGCGACTGTGAACATGAAGAACAATCTTAGATAAAAAGTCTTGAGGGGTGTCCCTGCGCATGGGGCGGTTGCGCATCAGGACGACGCCAATGCAAAAACTCACCATCACACCGAGGAAGGAAATTTCATAAACTTTTGCGACGATGTCCACTTCACCAGCGACCAGGGCCGACATCATCATGGAGACCACCATAAAGGGCAGGGCAATCGCCGGATAACCTTGAATGGTGGGAAATTTATGCGCCAACCGATAGAGCAAGACCTCTGGCAGATTTCCCTGTTTAGCCATTGTCGTGGCAAGACCAATAAAGCCCACGAATGCGGTGTTGGTGGCCGCAAACAGAGTCAGAGTGGCATCTATGACAACGATGGCGAGGAAAACCCGGCCACCCAGGTGGTCGGCTAAGCCAGATAGCAAGTAATTCAAATCGCTATTGACCTGTTCGGGAGTGAGCAGCAGGAGACAAAAGAAGGAGATAAAAGGAGCCGTGAGAGACACCAAGACCACCACCGCCCGATAGAGGTAGCGCACGGTCTTCATCGCAGGCGCTTCAAGCTCTTCAACAATCTGTGCAGCAGATTCAAAACCAGTAATACCCAAAAAGGCGGCGGCGAATCCATACATCACCATTGGAAAAGTGATTTCCTTGGTCGGATGAATCATCTTGAATTTGGCAAAATCAATCAACGACCAATTGAAGACGGTGTAACCCAAACTCCACACCACCATGATCAGCAAAAGTGCAAAGTGAAAGATGGCCACGAGAGTGACAAGTTTAGCTGGTTCTTTGATGCCCCTGGTGTTGAGCAGACCAAACAAGATCAGAGGAATAAAGGACAGCAAGACAACTGTTGAGCTGGAAAAGCCACCAAAGAGTGAGGAGAGATAAAAACCTCCCGACAAAGCACTGACGGCAGCCGTTGCCAGGTAGGAGACAAAGGTGAGGGCTCCGGCCAAGACCGCTGCTCTTCGGCCCATGCTCCGCAAAATCATAGAATAAGCACCACCATTGTAGGGACTCATGGCCAAACCCTCTTCATAGGTGCGCTTAAACAGCCACATCATCAGGCAGCAGATGAGGACAAAAATGGGAGCCAGATAGCCCACGATGGGGTAGAGAATTCCCGTTCCATAAAAAACTGAGGTGCCGATATCGGCACCAACAATTCCGGCGCCGATGATCCAGGGTAGTCCCGCTTTTCCGTTGGCAGACAAGGTGCTCTCCTGCTGTTGGACTCAATGAAAGTGCTTGTATTATCGAAACTGATGGCTCATTTTTCAAGGATTCTTCAGGGAGTCAAGGAGAGTCATGAGGCCTAAGTCTGGTCATGAATTTAATACGCCCGCGGCGCGGCAAATGAGAGGGCCTGGGTGGTGAGTTGTCCAATGTGTTCCGGGCTGCGATTGGTTGGGGGTGATTGGCCCAAGTCCCCCTCTCAGGTCCGGCCTTATTGTTACATTGAAAACACCAAACGGCACTATTGGTGGTGTCCTGATTGTGACCTGGTCTTTCTCGATCCTCAACAAAGACCTGACCCTGGTAGTGAAAGAGAACGCTATCTCAGTCACAACAACGACCCGGGTGATCCTCGCTACGAAAAGTACTTGTCGCTAGTGGTTCAGCCCATCATTGATGAAAAGGCTGAGAATTCAGAGCCCGTGCTTGTTCTTGATTATGGCTGTGGCCCAACAACGGGAATTGAAACGCTATGGAGCGGCCACGATCTATCAGTGGAAAGCTATGATCCTTTTTTCTACCCGAATCTTCCCTTAGAGCCCAAGCATCGCTTTGACTATGTGATCAGCTGTGAGTCCGCCGAACACTTTTACGAGCCTCACCAGGACTGGTACAAAATCTCCCAACTCCTCAAGCCCGATGGCAAGGTCATCTTGCGCACGGGTTGGCGCCCCCCTACGATGGAAGAGTTTAAAAAGTGGGGATACCACCACGACCCCACTCACGTGTGTTTTTATTCCGCTAAGACGGTCGAGTGGCTTCGGCAAAATTTCAAAATAGAGATCAGGACAGTTGGTCTGTGGAATTAGCAAGTAGGATTTGGCGAAAATCCTCTAAGGAGTTCACACGTTTTGCTCTCTCAAATACACTCTGAGCACTGGAGTACTGACGAGCCAGCTGGCGCAGCCATTGTTTCCCGCGATTAAGGGCAAAGCCCGAGTGTCGGCCTCTTGAACAGCGGTCAAGAAAAGGAATAAGCAGGCGGTCTTGAATATCAGACCAGTGGAGAGGGGTATAGGGTTCATTAAATAAATGGGCTTTGAGAACTCGGGCCAAATCCGGAAAGGCAATCAAAGGACGCCCCAAGGCCACATCCGGACAACCAGAGGCTCTCACACACAAATCGTAGTCCTTTGCGTTCCAAATATCTCCGTTGGCCACCACCGGTACCTGAACGGCTTCGCGCATCAGCCCGATGTATTCCCAATGAGCGGGAGGTTGATAACCCTCAGCCCGGGTGCGGGCGTGAATGGTGAGGCGGGATGCTTCGGCTTGGTCCACGGCCTGAGCAATCTCGATTGCCAAGGTTTTGTCGGCAAAACCAAGTCTGACTTTCGCCGTCACCGGACACTCAGGAGGTACCGCCTGGCGAACCGCAAAAACCACGTCGAAGAGGCGATGAGGGTTTTTAAGAAGAGTGGCGCCCCCATCGTGGCGATTCACTGTCTTTGCTGGACAGCCAAAGTTCAAATCAATTCCCGGTGCGCCCAACTCATAGGCGCGAAGGGCGTTGACCGCCAGCCATTCCGGTTTTCCGCCCAACAGCTGCACATAGACGGGCACCCCGGAAGGGGTCTTTCCTCCTGAGAGAAGTTCAGGGCAGTACTTGTGAAAGACGTGATCGGGAATCTCCCGGTCGGTGACGCGTACAAATTCCGTGGTGCATTGGTCGATGCCGCCCACCGAAGTGAGCAGATCACGCATAATGGCGTCCACCACGCCTTCCATTGGGGCCAGAGCAACAAACATGTGCGCGCCTAATCGTGACTCTGGGCCCAGTCGACGACGGCTTTGAACTCACCGGGGGTGACCGGTTGAATGGAGAGCCTCATGCCCTTTTTGATGACCATCATGTTCTTAAGCGGCTTCATTTTCTTCATTTCATCGAGGCCCAAGATCCCCGCAAAGGCGGCGCGAAACTTCACCTCGACACAGTACCAGATGGGGTTTTCTTTGCTCGCCTTAGGATCAAAGTACTTGGAGTTTTTGTCGAGTGCCGTTGGGTCAGGAATAGCGGCTGCCGAGACCACGGCCGTTCCGGCCACACCAGGAGGCTTGGCGTTGGAGTGATAAAAAAGAATTTCATCACCAACCTTCATGTCCTTCATCATAAAGTTGCGGGCTTGGTAATTGCGCACCCCATCCCAGAGGGAGGTCTTTTTCTGTTTTAGGTCAGCAATTGAAAACACATCCGGCTCGGACTTCATCAGCCAGTACCGCTTTGCCATGGGGTCACCTCCAAAGCCCCCAATCTGCCGCCCCCTTGGGGTTGTGTCCAGCGCTTTTTTGGGCGCTGCGCTAGTGCGAAAAAGGGGCTGATTTCCATGGGTAATAGGATTACTTTCCCAAATCTACAAACAACAAGTGCCCGAGAAGGAGGTCCCAGGTGGAATTCCGTGTGGAAAAAGACAGCATTGGCGAGATCAAGGTGCCCTCAGATCGGTTGTGGGGAGCCCAAACCCAAAGGAGTCTTCAGAACTTCAAAATTGGCGGTGATCGGTTCCCACGGGAGATGATTCGTGCCTTGGGCGTTCTTAAAAAATCGGCCGCGCGGGCCAATCAGGAGCTGGGACTCCTGGATAAAAACAAGGCCGAGTTCATCATCAAGGCGGCTGACGAAGTGATCTCTGGGGAATTGGATGAGCACTTTCCTTTGGTTGTTTGGCAGACGGGGAGTGGAACCCAAACCAACATGAATAGCAACGAAGTGATAGCCAACCGGGCAATTCAACTCAAGGGCGGCACATTGGGGGGGAAAGAGATCCACCCAAACGATGACGTGAACAAGGCCCAGTCCTCTAACGACACCTTCCCGACGGCCATGCACATTGCCGTAGGAGAGCAGGTGAAAAACCGCCTGTTGCCAATGATGAAGAAGCTCAGGGATGCCACTGAGTCCAAGCGCAAAGAATTTCAGGATATCGTCAAGATTGGTCGCACCCACTTGATGGACGCCACGCCTTTGACTTTGGGTCAGGAGTTCTCAGCTTACGTCACTCAACTTGATTTTGGCATGGAGAGAGTGGAAGAAGCTCTGCAAAAGGTTTACCTTTTGGCCCTGGGTGGGACCGCCGTGGGGACGGGTTTGAACACCCACCCAGATTTTGCCTATAAGGCAGCAGGCTTTATTGCTGAAGAAACTGGTTTGGCTTTTAAATCGGCACCCAATAAATTCGAAGCCTTGGCTGCCCATGATGCCTTGGTCCAAATGAGTGGATCCCTCAAGACTGTGGCCTGCAGTCTGATGAAAATGGCCAATGACGTCCGCCTTTTGGGAAGTGGTCCTCGCTGCGGCATAGGTGAGCTCATTCTGCCCGCCAATGAGCCTGGTAGCTCGATCATGCCTGGCAAAGTGAATCCCACCCAATGCGAAGCCATGACGATGGTTTGCGCCCAGGTCATAGGTAACGACATGGCCGTGGCCGTCGGCGGTTGCACGGGCCATTTTGAACTGAATGTCTTTAAGCCGGTGATGGTGTTTAACGTCCTCAATTCGGTGCGCCTGATTGCCGATGCCTGTGAGAGTTTCACTGATAACTGCATGGTGGGTATTGAGGCCAACCGCGCCCAGGTGAAGAAGCATCTGGAGAACTCTCTGATGTTGGTGACGGCCTTGAATCCTCACATTGGCTATGACAACGCGGCCAAGATTGCCAAAACGGCCTACGAGAACAACTCCACCTTGAGGGAAGAGGCCATTCGTTTGGGTCTTTTGGACGGCGACAAGTTTGATCAGGTGGTGTGTCCGGAAGATATGATTGGTCCCAAAAAATGAGTGGCAGCGTTTGCGTCTTCTGCTCGGCCAGTGACCACGTGTCGCCCTTTTTCTTTTCCGAAATAGAGATATTGGGGCGACTATTGGCGGAGGCTGGCCTTGAAGTTTGGTATGGAGGTGCGTCCGTCGGCCTCATGGGCCGCTTGGCTGACAGCGTGATTAAACATGGGGGAGTGGTCAAAGGGATAATGCCTCGGGCTTTTGAAGACCAAGAAATCATTCATCAGGGGCTGGCCGAACTCATTCACGTGGATACTTTGGTGGAGAGAAAGGAAGCCATGCTGGCTAAGGCCGACGCCTTTCTGGCCTTTCCCGGGGGAGTGGGTACTTTGGATGAGTTGATGGAAGTGATGGCCCACCGGCAGCTGGGGTTGACCCAAAAGCCCCTTATAATTTTGAATATTTTGGATTTCTGGAGGGGATTCCTTGATTCTCTGGTGGAAATGCAGCAGCAACGAATGATCAGCATGGGCCTGGATGAGTTGTTCGATGTGGTCGAGCAGCCTCAGGAAGCCCTGACGCTTCTTCATAAATACCGCATTGTCGGCAACACTCCGGGGTAAAAGAGGGTTTCTGAATGGCTACGGAATTGGAAAACAACGCCCGTCTTTCCTGGATGTACAAGGATGATATTCGTCCTTATGTTTTCGTTCGCGAGGAAAACCGTATCAAGAATCCGGGATCTGTCCTCAATGTGGATTGGTTTCCTCCGGGCAAACTTCTTTATCTAAATCCTTTGCATATGAGTTCCCGTGGATTTGGGGATCAGATCATGAAAATGGAGACCATGGCCTTTGGCCCCAGTGGCATGCCCATGCCCCGGTGGGTGTTTTACGACTGTGCTGTGATGCCCGGATTTGTGGCTGGCTTCGCTCACCGGACATCCACCTTGCCGGAAGAGATCAAAACCATACTCACTGTGGACCCTAGCAATGAATGGACCCCTATTTCATTGTTCAT
This is a stretch of genomic DNA from Pseudobdellovibrionaceae bacterium. It encodes these proteins:
- a CDS encoding methyltransferase domain-containing protein; protein product: MCSGLRLVGGDWPKSPSQVRPYCYIENTKRHYWWCPDCDLVFLDPQQRPDPGSERERYLSHNNDPGDPRYEKYLSLVVQPIIDEKAENSEPVLVLDYGCGPTTGIETLWSGHDLSVESYDPFFYPNLPLEPKHRFDYVISCESAEHFYEPHQDWYKISQLLKPDGKVILRTGWRPPTMEEFKKWGYHHDPTHVCFYSAKTVEWLRQNFKIEIRTVGLWN
- a CDS encoding TIGR00730 family Rossman fold protein, coding for MSGSVCVFCSASDHVSPFFFSEIEILGRLLAEAGLEVWYGGASVGLMGRLADSVIKHGGVVKGIMPRAFEDQEIIHQGLAELIHVDTLVERKEAMLAKADAFLAFPGGVGTLDELMEVMAHRQLGLTQKPLIILNILDFWRGFLDSLVEMQQQRMISMGLDELFDVVEQPQEALTLLHKYRIVGNTPG
- the fumC gene encoding class II fumarate hydratase, with the protein product MEFRVEKDSIGEIKVPSDRLWGAQTQRSLQNFKIGGDRFPREMIRALGVLKKSAARANQELGLLDKNKAEFIIKAADEVISGELDEHFPLVVWQTGSGTQTNMNSNEVIANRAIQLKGGTLGGKEIHPNDDVNKAQSSNDTFPTAMHIAVGEQVKNRLLPMMKKLRDATESKRKEFQDIVKIGRTHLMDATPLTLGQEFSAYVTQLDFGMERVEEALQKVYLLALGGTAVGTGLNTHPDFAYKAAGFIAEETGLAFKSAPNKFEALAAHDALVQMSGSLKTVACSLMKMANDVRLLGSGPRCGIGELILPANEPGSSIMPGKVNPTQCEAMTMVCAQVIGNDMAVAVGGCTGHFELNVFKPVMVFNVLNSVRLIADACESFTDNCMVGIEANRAQVKKHLENSLMLVTALNPHIGYDNAAKIAKTAYENNSTLREEAIRLGLLDGDKFDQVVCPEDMIGPKK
- a CDS encoding EVE domain-containing protein, translated to MAKRYWLMKSEPDVFSIADLKQKKTSLWDGVRNYQARNFMMKDMKVGDEILFYHSNAKPPGVAGTAVVSAAAIPDPTALDKNSKYFDPKASKENPIWYCVEVKFRAAFAGILGLDEMKKMKPLKNMMVIKKGMRLSIQPVTPGEFKAVVDWAQSHD
- a CDS encoding tRNA-dihydrouridine synthase; protein product: MFVALAPMEGVVDAIMRDLLTSVGGIDQCTTEFVRVTDREIPDHVFHKYCPELLSGGKTPSGVPVYVQLLGGKPEWLAVNALRAYELGAPGIDLNFGCPAKTVNRHDGGATLLKNPHRLFDVVFAVRQAVPPECPVTAKVRLGFADKTLAIEIAQAVDQAEASRLTIHARTRAEGYQPPAHWEYIGLMREAVQVPVVANGDIWNAKDYDLCVRASGCPDVALGRPLIAFPDLARVLKAHLFNEPYTPLHWSDIQDRLLIPFLDRCSRGRHSGFALNRGKQWLRQLARQYSSAQSVFERAKRVNSLEDFRQILLANSTDQLS
- a CDS encoding APC family permease, translated to MSANGKAGLPWIIGAGIVGADIGTSVFYGTGILYPIVGYLAPIFVLICCLMMWLFKRTYEEGLAMSPYNGGAYSMILRSMGRRAAVLAGALTFVSYLATAAVSALSGGFYLSSLFGGFSSSTVVLLSFIPLILFGLLNTRGIKEPAKLVTLVAIFHFALLLIMVVWSLGYTVFNWSLIDFAKFKMIHPTKEITFPMVMYGFAAAFLGITGFESAAQIVEELEAPAMKTVRYLYRAVVVLVSLTAPFISFFCLLLLTPEQVNSDLNYLLSGLADHLGGRVFLAIVVIDATLTLFAATNTAFVGFIGLATTMAKQGNLPEVLLYRLAHKFPTIQGYPAIALPFMVVSMMMSALVAGEVDIVAKVYEISFLGVMVSFCIGVVLMRNRPMRRDTPQDFLSKIVLHVHSRSIPVGPLFSGVVLAIAGAILVLHANERSLLLLTVLLTGTLLAMAYFRWGVLERRLETRSDLRLGLGKFREDTDLPNDLPKFVLCTGGTGARRLITRAIQDILKKKSGPFELFIFHAEEGKDPEGFFFQLLQRVVSQQVTPIFANEDIVLTVKILPGSFTEGLQTLKKMVNFQSLIFGTGRDPKNSRELADNISQELECNVMTILV